Proteins encoded by one window of Salvia splendens isolate huo1 chromosome 5, SspV2, whole genome shotgun sequence:
- the LOC121803753 gene encoding putative receptor-like protein kinase At3g47110, translated as MVKKFYCIPACAFLTITFQTPCIAKMSLATDQTALLSLKQHIISDPSHTLAANWTNSSSVCSWIGVSCSLRHHRVAALNLSYMNLSGSIPPQLGQLSFLASLDLTSNLFSGALPHELSFLHRLKFTSLQLNNFTGEIPPIFGHLPELEYLNLRNNSFVGFHPKIPLKSNKPGIPQPKLQFSKWRNSKRVSRQT; from the coding sequence ATGGTGAAAAAGTTTTATTGCATTCCTGCATGTGCATTCCTCACCATAACCTTTCAAACACCTTGTATAGCCAAAATGAGCCTTGCCACTGATCAAACTGCTCTTCTTTCATTAAAGCAACACATCATCTCTGACCCTTCTCATACACTTGCAGCAAATTGGACTAATTCGAGCTCCGTCTGCAGCTGGATTGGCGTGTCTTGCAGCTTGCGTCACCATAGAGTAGCTGCATTGAATCTCTCTTACATGAATCTCTCAGGCAGCATTCCACCACaactcgggcagttgtccttccTCGCCTCCCTCGACCTCACCAGCAACCTCTTCAGTGGAGCGTTGCCTCACGAGCTGTCTTTCCTTCACAGGTTGAAGTTCACGTCTCTCCAACTTAACAACTTCACAGGAGAGATTCCTCCTATCTTTGGTCATCTACCAGAGCTAGAGTACTTGAATTTACGCAACAACAGCTTTGTAGGTTTCCATCCCAAAATCCCTCTCAAATCTAACAAGCCTGGAATTCCTCAACCTAAATTACAATTCTCTAAGTGGAGAAATTCCAAAAGAGTTAGTAGGCAGACTTGA
- the LOC121805468 gene encoding probable LRR receptor-like serine/threonine-protein kinase At3g47570, whose amino-acid sequence MVLTNTLGTFAPEYGSEGLVSTRCDVYSYGVMLMEVFTRKRASDDMFVGDLSLKSWIERSVPEFTYQVIDANLVMNVEEENGDKFVELTTSLLELALKCSAHSPNKRINMKEALAELQKIQRGFLDEA is encoded by the exons ATGGTGTTAACCAACACCCTAGGAACATTTGCTCCAG agTATGGTTCAGAAGGACTAGTCTCCACAAGGTGCGATGTGTATAGCTATGGTGTGATGTTGATGGAAGTATTCACGAGAAAAAGGGCAAGTGATGACATGTTTGTTGGAGATCTAAGCTTGAAGAGTTGGATCGAAAGGTCAGTTCCAGAATTCACATATCAAGTTATAGATGCCAACTTAGTAATGaatgttgaagaagaaaatggtgACAAATTTGTGGAATTGACAACATCCTTATTGGAGTTAGCTTTAAAGTGCTCTGCACATTCCCCTAATAAAAGGATTAATATGAAAGAAGCTCTTGCAGAACTGCAGAAAATCCAACGTGGCTTTTTGGATGAAGCTTAA
- the LOC121803075 gene encoding uncharacterized protein YNL011C-like, whose translation MADTCLGPPPFMPPHSLLNTPNQIPFPFLLLSHHRSSPFSRNLSLMAPSSNPIPTHHSHCSSASTSPKCLSSQPSLLVFSGGTAFNGVVEELKSLTVHVAHVLPVSDDGGSTAEIVRVLGGPAVGDIRSRCLRLSDPSTSEALAVRTLLGHRLPLEAQKAKFEWYDIVEGNHSLWTGVSKPYRETIRAFLVYFQDQILRRSDEVFCFSNGSIGNFFFAGARIFFQSLDAAIFLFSRVSQIPTESLVLPVISTNDRLTLGCELWDGTIIRGQNEISHPTSGSMEPINKSHSSARTLPSRIKRVFYMSSEGSNLLHEVFPSANPSVLDQLNSVDCIIYAMGSLFTSICPSLVLRGIGESISSRSCPKVLLLNGTHDRETGGFTASCFVTAIADALNRTHGDPHNSLNSPPNQYINTIFVPKGGQILIDTDKLAAQGISRVVTVESVHDAAAGIIYDPTSLIQSMANLLTESTPKDITST comes from the exons ATGGCGGATACTTGTTTGGGACCCCCGCCTTTCATGCCTCCTCATTCTCTTTTAAATACCCCAAATCAAATCCCATTTCCcttccttcttctctctcatcACCGTTCCTCGCCATTTTCCAGAAACCTCTCTCTCATGGCGCCCTCTTCTAATCCCATTCCCACCCATCATTCTCACTGCTCTTCTGCTTCCACCTCTCCAAAATGCCTCTCTTCTCAGCCCTCTTTGCTTGTCTTTTCGG GAGGAACTGCCTTCAATGGTGTTGTGGAAGAGCTTAAGAGCTTAACAGTCCATGTGGCTCATGTTCTCCCTGTTTCTGATGATGGAGGGAGCACGGCAGAGATTGTTCGTGTTCTTG GAGGGCCAGCTGTTGGAGACATTCGGTCGAGATGCTTGAGACTGTCTGATCCGAGTACATCTGAGGCTCTTGCAGTGCGGACATTGCTAGGTCACCGGTTGCCCCTTGAAGCACAAAAGGCGAAGTTCGAATG GTATGATATTGTAGAAGGAAACCATTCTCTGTGGACGGGTGTCTCGAAACCATACAGGGAGACTATTCGAGCATTTTTGGTTTATTTCCAGGATCAG ATCCTTAGAAGGTCGGATGAAGTATTCTGTTTCAGCAACGGAAG CATCGGAAATTTTTTCTTTGCTGGAGCTCGGATATTCTTTCAGTCTCTAGATGCTGCAATTTTCTTGTTTTCACGTGTCTCACAAATTCCAACAGAAAGCCTGGTCCTACCAGTTATATCCACAAATGATAGGCTTACCTTGGGTTGTGAATTATGG GATGGAACCATAATACGGGGTCAGAATGAAATTTCACATCCAACCAGTGGATCTATGGAGCCTATAAATAAG AGTCACTCTTCAGCTCGAACTCTTCCTTCAAGAATAAAGCGGGTCTTTTACATGTCTAGCGAAGGCAGTAATTTATTGCATGAG GTATTTCCTTCTGCAAATCCATCTGTCTTAGATCAGCTGAACAGCGTCGACTGCATTATCTATGCCATGGGTTCTCTGTTTACTTCGATATGCCCATCTCTT GTTTTACGTGGAATTGGTGAAAGTATTTCTTCAAGATCATGTCCCAAG GTGCTTCTCTTGAATGGTACGCATGATAGAGAAACTGGCGGCTTTACAGCTTCCTGCTTTGTGACAGCTATTGCCGATGCTCTGAACAGAACGCATGGCGATCCCCATAACAGTCTTAACAGTCCT CCTAACCAATACATCAACACAATATTTGTGCCCAAAGGAGGTCAGATTCTCATTGATACTGATAAATTGGCCGCGCAAGGGATCTCTCGTGTG GTAACTGTTGAATCAGTACACGATGCAGCAGCGGGCATAATCTATGATCCGACATCCCTAATACAGTCTATGGCGAATCTGTTGACTGAATCCACGCCAAAGGACATAACTTCAACTTGA
- the LOC121803077 gene encoding senescence-specific cysteine protease SAG39-like translates to MALAPSSKFLIAATVLLHLCASLAAARTAPDASMMERHEKWMVENGRVYKDEAEKVKRFNIFKENVEYIESFNEAASKPYKLAVNRFADLTNAEFHNSRNGYRGGSKASVSSPFRYVNVSAAPASIDWRKKGAVTPVKDQGQCGCCWAFSAVAATEGINQINTGKLVSLSEQQLVDCDTSEDQGCNGGLMDDAFQYIIKNKGLTTESNYPYKGVDGTCNSKKESSDAAKITGYEDVPSNSESALLKAVVNQPVSVAIDASGSDFQFYSSGVFTGECGTELDHGVTAVGYGVASDGTKYWIVKNSWGTSWGEDGYIRMQRDVGAAEGLCGIAMEASYPTA, encoded by the exons ATGGCCCTAGCACCTTCTTCGAAGTTTCTCATTGCAGCAACCGTGCTGCTACACCTCTGCGCTTCTCTAGCTGCAGCTCGAACGGCCCCTGATGCATCGATGATGGAGAGGCATGAGAAATGGATGGTGGAGAACGGTCGTGTGTACAAAGATGAGGCGGAGAAGGTGAAGAGATTCAATATATTCAAGGAGAACGTTGAGTATATCGAGTCCTTCAACGAAGCAGCTTCAAAGCCTTACAAGCTTGCTGTCAACAGATTTGCTGATCTCACCAATGCTGAATTTCACAACTCTAGAAATGGATACAGAGGGGGATCTAAGGCTTCTGTTTCGTCTCCGTTTAGATATGTGAATGTGAGTGCAGCTCCAGCCAGCATTGATTGGAGGAAGAAGGGAGCTGTTACTCCTGTTAAGGATCAAGGCCAATGTG GATGTTGTTGGGCGTTTTCAGCAGTTGCAGCCACGGAAGGTATCAACCAAATCAATACAGGGAAACTTGTTTCTTTATCCGAACAACAACTTGTAGACTGCGACACGAGTGAAGATCAAGGCTGCAACGGTGGACTTATGGATGATGCATTTCAGTATATCATAAAAAACAAAGGCCTCACAACAGAATCCAACTACCCTTACAAAGGTGTGGATGGCACGTGCAACTCGAAGAAGGAATCATCTGACGCAGCCAAGATCACTGGGTACGAGGACGTGCCATCCAACAGTGAATCAGCACTCCTCAAAGCAGTGGTTAACCAACCGGTATCCGTGGCCATTGATGCTAGTGGTTCAGACTTCCAGTTCTACTCAAGTGGAGTCTTCACTGGAGAGTGTGGGACCGAGCTAGACCATGGTGTGACTGCAGTTGGGTATGGCGTGGCTAGTGATGGCACCAAGTATTGGATTGTCAAGAACTCGTGGGGAACTAGCTGGGGTGAAGATGGATACATCAGAATGCAGAGGGATGTTGGAGCTGCAGAAGGCCTCTGTGGCATCGCCATGGAAGCTTCTTATCCAACAGCCTGA
- the LOC121801876 gene encoding putative lipase ROG1, which yields MAPFSCSYSPQFHAIFSPISTNNNLSCSPSPYSSYPNHSHRRRRNYLNLAPFSGLKNILTNQNLTAQAMSTSQGNLASNLASKVASPRHIVNIEHRPDHLLVLVHGILASPSDWTYFDTELKRRVGKKFLIYASSCNMYTKTFTGIDGAGKRLADEVIQVVKKTEGLKKISFLAHSLGGLFARYAIAVLYTPGDVVGTQASAFQSSGSSNKGLIAGMEAINFITLATPHLGVRGNRQLPFLLGVPFLEKLAAPIAPIFTGRTGSQLFLTDGKPSKPPLLLRMASDCEEGKFISALGDFRCRVLYANVSYDHMVGWRTSSIRREKELFKPPRRSLDGYKHVVDVEYCPPVLYEAPHFPPEAAKAKEAAKNEPSVQNTVDYHEIIEEEMIHGLQRLGWKKVDVSFHSSFWPFFAHNNIHVKNEWFHNAGAGVVAHVADTIKQQETSSTFIAANL from the exons ATGGCGCCTTTCTCTTGCTCTTACTCTCCCCAATTTCATGCTATTTTCAGCCCTATTTCCACCAACAACAATTTATCTTGCTCTCCTTCCCCCTATTCTTCTTATCCCAATCATTCGCATCGTCGGCGCCGCAATTACCTGAATCTCGCACCCTTTTCCG GGTTGAAGAATATCTTGACGAATCAGAACCTTACAGCTCAAGCCATGAGTACATCTCAGGGAAACCTGGCTTCGAATCTTGCATCAAAGGTTGCCTCACCACGGCACATTGTAAATATAGAGCATAGACCTGatcatcttcttgttcttgtACATGGTATCTTGGCAAG CCCAAGTGATTGGACGTATTTTGACACGGAGTTGAAGAGACGGGTAGGAAAGAAGTTTTTGATTTATG CTAGTTCATGTAACATGTACACTAAGACTTTCACGGGGATTGATGGTGCTGGAAAACGACTTGCCGATGAA GTCATTCAGGTTGTGAAAAAGACAGAGGGACTAAAGAAGATATCCTTTCTGGCCCATTCACTTGGTGGACTATTCGCAAGATATGCAATCGCTGTTCTGTACACTCCCGGTGATGTAGTTGGGACTCAGGCTTCGGCATTCCAATCCTCGGGCTCTTCAAATAAAGGTTTGATTGCCGGGATGGAGGCGATTAACTTTATCACCCTGGCAACACCTCATCTTGGAGTGAGAGGAAATAGACAG CTTCCATTCCTTCTTGGTGTACCTTTCTTGGAGAAACTTGCTGCTCCTATTGCCCCTATATTTACTGGCCGAACTGGGAGTCAGCTCTTCCTCACAGATGGAAAACCCAGTAAACCCCCTCTTTTATTGAGAATGGCATCAGATTGTGAAGAAGGAAAATTTAT ATCAGCACTCGGTGATTTCAGATGCCGAGTCCTTTATGCTAATGTCTCTTATGACC ATATGGTTGGTTGGCGCACATCATCCATACGAAGAGAAAAGGAGCTTTTCAAG CCTCCTAGGCGATCTTTGGATGGCTACAAACACGTTGTTGATGTGGAGTACTGCCCTCCTGTTTTATATGAGGCTCCACATTTCCCACCAGAAGCAGCGAAAGCAAAGGAGGCTGCTAAAAACGAACCCAGCGTACAAAACACAGTAGACTACCACGAGATCATTGAAG AGGAGATGATCCATGGTTTGCAGCGACTAGGGTGGAAGAAAGTTGATGTCAGCTTTCACTCATCATTCTGGCCCTTCTTTGCTCATAATAACATCCAT GTAAAAAACGAGTGGTTTCACAACGCTGGAGCTGGAGTGGTGGCTCATGTTGCAGACACCATTAAGCAACAGGAAACCTCCTCTACGTTCATTGCTGCTAATTTGTAG